The nucleotide sequence CATGTTTTTAGCTTCCCCTCGCCAAGCATCGCGGCAAGAAGCTGTCGAGATTGCTGTTTTTGAGCTATCTCCTCATCCAGAATCTGTAGGCGGTTTTCCAGAAGCTTGCGATCGACTTTTGCTTCTAAACAGGCTTTACACTCTTTGAGGGTTAAACCTCCCGCCTGCAGTTTCTGAATTAAACGAATTCGCTGTAGATCATTATCATTGTAGATCCTATATCCATTACTCAGTCTACGACCATTTATAAGTTGTTGTTTCTCATAGTAGAGTAGAGCAGTGCGGGATAAGCCCACAGCGACGGCGAGTTCAGAAATTCGATACACGTTTTTACTCCACTCTATTATTTTGAATATGAGCACTTTAAACTATGAAGCGATAGACAGGTCAATCAGATTTTAGAAGTGATGGATTATTTTTACGATCATTGTCTCTCAGTGAGAGTTTATTTAGCTCAAATCTAAACTGACAGCTTCATTAGAAAAACGGAAAACTGTCAGTTCAGATATGAGTCACCTAAATGCCAAATGTCCATGGCATATTTGATTAGCTATGGACGTTTACTTCTTAGCGTGTTTATCTAGATATTCTAATACTAACGCTTGATCTGCCGCGTTTAAACCTGCACGGGGGAACATACTTTTAGTGATCCCTTTCCATTGAACACTGGTGTAATCGGCTGGGTGTGGCGAGGCGTGGCATAAACTACAACTGCCGTAGAACAGCTCCTCACCTTTAGATTGAGTTACCTTTTTACTACCGCCAACCGCCTTTAAACGTTTACCGAGTTGTAAGCTCCAAATATCGATTGGATTCTTTGCAACAATCGTTGCTGGTGGCTCATAGGCTTTATTTGCAGATTGTACGTTAGTACATTTCTTAAAATAGGCTAAACAAGTATTGGCACTGGTTGCCTGACTCAGGCCGCTACAGGGTTTGCTTGATGTAAGCATATTGATTGAACCTGAGTTACAGCGGCCTTTATCATCTAATTGCAACCAAGCACCTTCATGAATATAGATCACGCCAGGCATGCAATCGGCAGAAATCTTAGCGCCACATAAGGTTGTCCCACGTTCGTTATATACCTCAATAACGTCGCCGTCTTTAACGCCACGCTTTTTCGCATCATCCACGTTTATCATCACTATCTGACGACCATCTACTGATTCATGGGAGTTGATATCAGCATTGGCCATTTGAGAATGAAGCCGCATCCATGGATGTGGGCTCAATACTTGAACTTGGCCCTCTTTTGCATCTCCTAGCCACTCAAATGGAGGAAGCCACTTAGGTATTGGTGGACAATCAACAATATCGAATGAGGCTACGGTAGCGCTATATAATTCAATTTTACCTGATGGAGTGTGCAATGGGTGTTTCTTTGGATTAAGATAAAACTCAGCGTGTCGAACATAAGCATCGGCAGCTTTTGGGGTATTTAAGAAGCTAATGCCATTTTTCCAGAAGGTGTCGAAGTCATCGCTGCCGTCGGAGTTCTCATATGAACTACGTAAATGTTCCATCATGGTCTTGCCACCGGTGTACTCGTCATAGACATCGAATAGAAACGCTAAGCGAGAGAAGATCTCATAGTCGTCTAAACTCTCACCGACGGGCTCAATCACCTGTTTCATCGCATAAATCTTGTTATTACTGTAGGTGCCTCCCGAACTCATGTCGTTTCGCTCTAAGGTCGAAGTCGATGGGAAAACGATATCAGCATAACGAGAAGAGGCACACCACCAAGGATCTTGGCAAATAATGGTGTCGACTTTTTCTAATGCTTTAATTAACTCATTGGTATTTTGCTGATGGGACATCAAGTTATTACCTGAGTTATAAATTAACTTGGTATCAGGGAATGTTTTAGGTGTGCCATCGCGGCTAAATGCTTTGCCGGGGTTATTTAACATTTCTGAAATTAACACCACAGGTACGGTTTTTGTTACTGGGTTACGCCCTTGCGACAAGCCGATTGGCATACGTTTACCCGATTGTGGCATACCACCACAACCATAGTGCCAGCTAAAGCCACAACCGACCCCTGGTTTACCAATCTTACCGGCAATCGCAGCAAAGTTGATAATAGACCAATGGATCATTTCACCGTGGTCGGCACGTTGCAATGCCCAGCCAGCTGCAATCTGAGTTCGCTTAGTGACCATAGTCTCTGCGAGTTTAACGATTTCAGGCGCAGCAATCCCTGTGATAGTAGCAGCCCACTCTGGCGTCTTCTTAACCCCATCTTCGCTGCCATCTAAATAGGCTAAATATTTATCAAATCCGGTGGTGTATTTATCAATATAAGCTTGATCATGTTGCTTGGTAGAATACAGATGATAGGACATAGCAGTGAATAGCGCGGTATCAGTACCGGGACGGATGTTGACCATCTCACTGCCTAGCTGCTTATCAGAGTAGGTTTTTTGTGGGTTAATCGAAATAAACTTGATGCCTTTTTTAGCAAATGCTAACCAGTGCTGATGCATCTGATGGTCGGCAACGGTAAATTCAATTCGATTTGTCTTAAATGGATCGCAACCAACAAAAATAAAGACTTCAGTGTTTTGCTCAATCACTTCCCATGCTGTTTGTGGAGAGTAAACTTCTAAATCACCGATAATATGCGGCAAAATCACTTCCGATGCCCCTGCAGAGTAATCGCCACTACAACTGCTTTGGCCACCAATAAGATTAAAAAAACGACCTTGTAATGTTTGTGGACGCATTAAGCCAGCATGGGACCAACCACCATATGAAGAGCTAAAAATGGCATCATTACCATGTTCTTGTATGGTTTTTGCGATAGCGTAGG is from Shewanella sp. MTB7 and encodes:
- a CDS encoding molybdopterin-dependent oxidoreductase, with the protein product MAISRRNFLKASLASAITAQGLTLFPADKVFASDTQVIHHATHYGPFKAIVKNGTLIGVQPISEVDDFPTEMLTKGVLSRTYDDTRVMYPMVRKSFYDDPLGDHKPHLRGKEPFVRVDWTTAIALAAYAIAKTIQEHGNDAIFSSSYGGWSHAGLMRPQTLQGRFFNLIGGQSSCSGDYSAGASEVILPHIIGDLEVYSPQTAWEVIEQNTEVFIFVGCDPFKTNRIEFTVADHQMHQHWLAFAKKGIKFISINPQKTYSDKQLGSEMVNIRPGTDTALFTAMSYHLYSTKQHDQAYIDKYTTGFDKYLAYLDGSEDGVKKTPEWAATITGIAAPEIVKLAETMVTKRTQIAAGWALQRADHGEMIHWSIINFAAIAGKIGKPGVGCGFSWHYGCGGMPQSGKRMPIGLSQGRNPVTKTVPVVLISEMLNNPGKAFSRDGTPKTFPDTKLIYNSGNNLMSHQQNTNELIKALEKVDTIICQDPWWCASSRYADIVFPSTSTLERNDMSSGGTYSNNKIYAMKQVIEPVGESLDDYEIFSRLAFLFDVYDEYTGGKTMMEHLRSSYENSDGSDDFDTFWKNGISFLNTPKAADAYVRHAEFYLNPKKHPLHTPSGKIELYSATVASFDIVDCPPIPKWLPPFEWLGDAKEGQVQVLSPHPWMRLHSQMANADINSHESVDGRQIVMINVDDAKKRGVKDGDVIEVYNERGTTLCGAKISADCMPGVIYIHEGAWLQLDDKGRCNSGSINMLTSSKPCSGLSQATSANTCLAYFKKCTNVQSANKAYEPPATIVAKNPIDIWSLQLGKRLKAVGGSKKVTQSKGEELFYGSCSLCHASPHPADYTSVQWKGITKSMFPRAGLNAADQALVLEYLDKHAKK